A genomic segment from Methanoplanus limicola DSM 2279 encodes:
- a CDS encoding Tfx family DNA-binding protein: protein MKESLLTDRQKEVLRYRKKGYTQQQIADVIGTSKANVCTIEKAAMENIKKARETLEFLFTLDARELCVIKSGSDFIDAARQIFDDAEKVGIKVRYDTISLINRMRDSNPEKFRARYIRNDILVYINDDGEIYFN from the coding sequence ATGAAAGAAAGCCTTCTTACCGATCGCCAGAAAGAAGTCCTTAGATATAGAAAAAAAGGATATACTCAGCAGCAGATTGCTGACGTTATAGGGACTTCAAAGGCAAATGTCTGCACAATTGAAAAGGCGGCTATGGAGAACATAAAAAAAGCGCGTGAGACTCTCGAGTTTTTATTCACTCTTGACGCACGTGAACTCTGTGTGATTAAGTCCGGTTCGGATTTTATTGACGCAGCCAGGCAGATATTTGACGATGCTGAAAAGGTGGGGATTAAGGTAAGGTATGATACAATTTCGCTGATAAACCGGATGCGCGATTCTAATCCTGAAAAGTTCAGGGCCCGCTATATACGCAATGATATTCTGGTCTACATAAATGACGATGGTGAAATTTATTTTAACTGA
- a CDS encoding 50S ribosomal protein L22: MARTEYSVDIKGDNIARAKGNEFPTSPKHSIEIAAFIRGMKTGEAIEYLEDVVALKKPIPFKRFNRNVAHKRGLKNWDAGRYPVKASEYFLKVLRSVEKNAEYIGLDTENLEIIVVSASRGRRMKSVFPRAMGRATPKYADSVNIEIIVREVD; encoded by the coding sequence ATGGCAAGAACAGAATATTCAGTCGATATTAAAGGCGATAATATTGCAAGGGCAAAGGGAAATGAGTTCCCTACCTCTCCAAAACATTCCATTGAAATTGCTGCTTTCATCAGAGGTATGAAAACCGGTGAGGCAATTGAATATCTCGAAGATGTAGTTGCACTTAAAAAACCAATTCCATTCAAGAGATTCAACCGCAACGTTGCACATAAAAGAGGTCTTAAAAACTGGGATGCAGGAAGATACCCTGTAAAGGCTTCAGAATATTTCCTGAAGGTCTTAAGATCAGTTGAAAAGAATGCAGAGTACATCGGACTTGATACTGAGAATCTTGAGATCATTGTTGTATCTGCGAGCAGAGGAAGAAGAATGAAGTCTGTCTTCCCGCGTGCAATGGGCAGAGCCACTCCAAAATATGCGGATTCCGTAAATATTGAGATCATTGTCAGAGAGGTGGATTAA
- a CDS encoding tubulin/FtsZ family protein → MKILAVGLGGAGSRIVDQLYYQDRRSSVSCISPVVIDTDGNLLNQLKNLPNDCKIFFPAIDPDVHYDTRSTVDIKEIMAQIKKLDNIDIDAILVFTGLGGSLSDIIPEITEEIRKAYYEPVFAVCTLPYHNEGRRIAAKAADDIKKIEEYVDGIILFDNETWYRKIKASYETSVDEEGKSHIRQAAYAKIFPDNPRDLYKLLNEKISRQIGLLLRAGEFNESGVEYAEIVLDAGEVLNTLKDNGITAIGYAIEELPKNYFDPLQKLRSESYFTDGSHKRATRIVSLAKKAVYEEISIPCDLTSANKALILIAGPSKELSMKGFQTVRKWIDSSIAGLEMRSGDYPVRSTKYVGIIIMLSGVNNIPRLEEIKQLREEYKEELEEKKREDAENRILMEEEIDLLLSSDNSETEYTEDETCRNESYNLYEISDRFKTEQNYDIPYQEEREEDEYYIEDPDSDAWELIDGGFSSKPPEISDGDEIHPPIIEAEEDIKDMDYVNENNEGDYTESLNIVEFFEDENSALIQNGEDKDNSGYTRGISFNELLEDDEPVKYEEKKFHTYNQINNRTEEDISYGAENYPLTSRDYVKREEYEELKKELSRYREESGSRENSAGHKEKKVKDQQIPISNNKKEEKEDSGISVPGRADKNIADMTRMTDVNLGKAPKDRIFEVGGIKGPRIPKEKSDVARVGEKISIGNTSFKANDRAFSTGNISAGSKLRPSENSFGGGNLSVGPKVRPSENSFGGGKISAGSVLKPNDSTFSGSSISVAKVKRASDDSISGRKVSVRQNIVPKDSGNFKVGSKIKKPKELLSDGVKIGSNTRPKELLSDNMKLSGGVKRPKELLSGDVKIRGETAGKNRRNTPKNNDIFDQEPSAGRREKGTAEAANQQKSNNNSKKEESEKKTGSHGDLFWI, encoded by the coding sequence ATGAAAATACTTGCCGTCGGACTTGGCGGAGCAGGATCAAGAATTGTTGATCAGCTCTATTATCAGGACAGAAGAAGCAGCGTAAGCTGTATCTCCCCGGTTGTGATAGATACAGACGGTAACCTGTTAAATCAACTTAAAAACCTTCCAAACGACTGCAAAATATTCTTCCCGGCAATCGATCCCGATGTACATTATGATACCAGATCGACTGTTGACATCAAAGAAATAATGGCGCAGATAAAAAAACTTGACAATATTGATATAGATGCAATTCTCGTATTTACAGGACTTGGCGGAAGTTTAAGCGACATAATTCCGGAGATCACAGAAGAGATCAGAAAAGCATATTATGAACCTGTTTTTGCGGTATGCACACTCCCTTACCATAATGAAGGGAGGAGAATAGCTGCAAAGGCTGCGGATGATATTAAAAAAATAGAGGAGTATGTAGACGGAATAATTCTGTTTGACAATGAAACCTGGTACAGGAAGATAAAGGCGTCATATGAGACATCAGTAGATGAGGAAGGCAAATCACACATCAGACAGGCGGCATATGCAAAGATCTTTCCTGACAACCCAAGGGATCTCTACAAATTACTGAATGAAAAAATATCACGCCAGATCGGTCTTTTACTGCGCGCAGGAGAATTCAATGAATCCGGGGTTGAATATGCAGAAATTGTCCTGGATGCAGGGGAAGTCCTGAACACCCTGAAGGATAACGGTATCACAGCCATAGGTTATGCAATTGAAGAACTGCCAAAAAATTACTTTGATCCACTCCAGAAACTGAGGTCTGAATCATATTTCACTGATGGCTCACATAAGAGAGCAACCAGGATTGTATCCCTTGCAAAAAAAGCAGTCTATGAAGAGATCTCAATACCGTGTGACCTGACAAGTGCAAACAAAGCACTCATTCTCATTGCAGGGCCGTCAAAAGAACTCTCAATGAAAGGATTCCAGACTGTCCGGAAATGGATCGATTCAAGTATTGCAGGGCTTGAGATGCGCTCCGGAGATTACCCTGTAAGGTCCACAAAATATGTAGGAATTATCATTATGCTCTCAGGAGTCAATAATATCCCGCGCCTTGAGGAGATTAAGCAGTTAAGGGAAGAATATAAAGAAGAACTTGAAGAGAAAAAGAGAGAAGACGCCGAGAACAGAATATTGATGGAAGAAGAGATAGATCTTTTGTTAAGCAGTGATAACTCTGAAACTGAATACACTGAAGATGAAACCTGCCGGAACGAATCTTATAACCTGTATGAAATAAGCGACCGGTTCAAAACAGAGCAGAACTATGATATTCCATATCAGGAAGAGAGAGAAGAAGATGAATATTATATCGAAGATCCTGACAGTGATGCCTGGGAACTTATAGACGGCGGCTTTTCATCAAAACCTCCGGAGATATCAGATGGAGACGAAATTCATCCGCCAATCATTGAAGCAGAAGAGGATATTAAAGATATGGATTATGTAAATGAAAATAATGAGGGTGATTATACAGAATCTCTCAACATTGTGGAGTTCTTTGAGGATGAGAACAGTGCCCTGATCCAGAACGGGGAAGATAAAGACAATAGTGGCTACACAAGAGGTATTTCATTTAATGAACTTCTCGAAGATGATGAACCGGTAAAGTATGAAGAGAAAAAATTCCACACCTATAATCAGATAAATAACAGAACTGAAGAAGATATCAGCTACGGGGCTGAAAATTATCCACTCACTTCCAGAGATTATGTCAAACGTGAGGAATATGAGGAACTGAAGAAAGAGCTTTCCAGATATAGAGAAGAGTCCGGGAGCAGGGAGAATTCCGCAGGTCATAAAGAAAAGAAGGTTAAAGATCAACAGATCCCGATCTCAAACAATAAAAAAGAGGAAAAAGAAGATTCTGGCATATCAGTTCCGGGAAGGGCCGACAAAAATATTGCAGATATGACCAGAATGACGGATGTGAATCTCGGAAAAGCACCAAAAGACCGTATATTTGAAGTCGGAGGAATCAAAGGCCCCAGGATACCAAAAGAGAAGAGTGATGTTGCAAGAGTAGGTGAAAAGATAAGCATCGGAAATACCAGCTTTAAAGCAAATGACAGAGCATTCTCAACCGGAAATATTTCTGCGGGATCTAAACTGAGACCATCTGAAAACTCTTTTGGAGGGGGGAATTTATCTGTAGGACCAAAAGTGAGGCCATCCGAGAATTCTTTTGGAGGAGGAAAAATCTCAGCAGGGTCAGTACTGAAACCAAATGACAGCACTTTTTCCGGCAGCAGTATCTCAGTAGCGAAGGTAAAGCGGGCCAGTGATGATTCAATTTCCGGCAGGAAAGTATCTGTAAGACAGAATATTGTTCCTAAAGACAGTGGTAATTTTAAAGTCGGGAGTAAGATCAAAAAACCAAAAGAACTCCTCTCTGACGGCGTTAAAATAGGCAGCAATACAAGACCAAAAGAACTTCTTTCAGATAATATGAAACTTTCAGGAGGGGTAAAAAGGCCAAAGGAACTCCTCTCAGGAGACGTTAAGATCAGAGGAGAAACTGCCGGAAAAAATAGGAGAAATACTCCGAAAAACAACGACATATTTGATCAGGAACCATCAGCCGGCAGAAGAGAGAAAGGCACAGCAGAAGCAGCTAATCAGCAAAAATCAAATAATAATAGTAAAAAAGAAGAATCGGAGAAGAAAACAGGCAGTCATGGGGACCTCTTCTGGATATAA
- a CDS encoding galactose-1-phosphate uridylyltransferase encodes MAVPGGTVRYRQDSLFGFACRISPEREKRTPVQSFIPASASFKCPFCHENIMEQTPSFSDGKKLFIGESVTFPNLYPFSGSHIVTVITRLHNPAEMSVRQIKDALTGQYEALMRCDGYPSINWNNLPSSGASMVHPHMQGISDQTPAYAGRIFIEKSREFMMRYGCCYWDGLREAEARSERYISGDEILWCASPVPIGEKEIRGYLPFSSLPDFDSYIPEISAGLKKIIDYYRSCGHFAFNATIRFDRQDNDGSFRSFVSVIARINPNELSVSDSAFMERLHFEPVCMTLPEKIPLMFK; translated from the coding sequence GTGGCAGTTCCGGGCGGCACTGTCCGTTACAGACAGGACAGTCTCTTTGGTTTTGCATGCCGTATCAGTCCTGAAAGGGAAAAGAGAACCCCTGTTCAGAGCTTCATTCCTGCATCTGCATCTTTTAAATGTCCTTTCTGTCATGAAAATATCATGGAGCAGACTCCATCTTTTTCCGATGGTAAAAAACTTTTCATAGGTGAGAGTGTTACATTTCCAAACCTCTATCCGTTCTCAGGCAGTCATATAGTCACTGTAATCACCAGACTGCACAATCCTGCTGAGATGTCTGTCAGGCAGATTAAAGATGCCCTGACAGGGCAGTATGAGGCTTTGATGAGGTGTGACGGTTACCCCTCTATAAACTGGAACAATCTGCCTTCTTCCGGTGCAAGTATGGTGCATCCTCATATGCAGGGGATATCTGATCAGACTCCGGCATATGCCGGCAGAATTTTCATCGAAAAGAGCCGGGAATTTATGATGCGGTATGGCTGCTGCTACTGGGACGGGCTGAGGGAGGCGGAAGCCAGGTCTGAAAGGTATATTTCCGGTGATGAAATTCTCTGGTGTGCCTCTCCTGTACCGATTGGAGAGAAGGAGATCCGCGGTTATCTTCCGTTTTCCTCCCTCCCGGATTTTGATTCATATATCCCGGAGATTTCAGCCGGTTTAAAAAAAATAATTGATTATTATCGTTCATGCGGTCATTTTGCTTTTAATGCTACAATCAGATTTGACAGGCAGGATAATGACGGGTCATTCAGATCATTTGTCTCTGTTATTGCGCGGATTAATCCAAATGAGCTTTCGGTCTCTGATTCTGCGTTTATGGAGAGGCTTCATTTTGAGCCGGTATGTATGACACTTCCTGAAAAAATACCTTTGATGTTTAAGTGA
- a CDS encoding 50S ribosomal protein L2, giving the protein MGKRIISQNRGRGGPVYRAPSHKYKASLKHPGKLDETVRGKIVDIEHDPARHAPIALVELEDGSKIYMLVTEGMSVGEDVAWGMEAEVKNGNTLRLIDIPVGAFVCNVEARPNDGGKFIRASGVQSQVIGKSNDGRVGIRMPSGKHKWFHGFCRATVGIVAGGGRSEKPFVKAGKKFHKVKSQAQKWPRVKGVCMNVIDHPFGGGGHQHCGRPKTVARGTSPGRKVGHIAAKRTGRK; this is encoded by the coding sequence ATGGGAAAAAGAATTATATCACAGAATCGTGGCCGTGGTGGCCCGGTATACCGTGCTCCGTCACACAAATACAAAGCATCACTCAAACATCCTGGCAAGCTGGACGAGACTGTCCGTGGGAAAATTGTTGATATTGAACATGACCCTGCAAGGCATGCACCTATTGCTCTCGTTGAACTTGAAGATGGCAGCAAAATTTACATGCTGGTTACCGAAGGCATGTCAGTCGGTGAAGATGTTGCATGGGGTATGGAGGCTGAAGTCAAAAACGGAAACACACTCAGGCTCATTGATATTCCGGTCGGAGCATTTGTCTGTAATGTAGAGGCAAGGCCAAACGACGGCGGCAAGTTCATCCGTGCAAGCGGTGTCCAGTCACAGGTCATAGGCAAGTCCAATGACGGACGTGTCGGAATAAGGATGCCAAGCGGAAAACACAAGTGGTTCCACGGATTCTGCCGTGCAACAGTTGGAATTGTTGCAGGTGGAGGACGCAGTGAGAAACCGTTTGTCAAAGCCGGAAAGAAGTTCCACAAGGTTAAATCACAGGCACAGAAATGGCCGAGAGTCAAAGGTGTCTGTATGAACGTGATTGACCATCCGTTTGGAGGAGGAGGTCACCAGCACTGCGGAAGACCAAAGACCGTAGCACGTGGAACATCCCCTGGAAGGAAGGTCGGACACATTGCTGCCAAGAGGACAGGAAGGAAGTAA
- a CDS encoding F420-dependent methylenetetrahydromethanopterin dehydrogenase, whose product MVVKVGIAKLGNIGSGVMAELLLDERADREDMQTFMATSGTKLQPEDIDRVVDNMKAWGPDFCIVVSPNGVLPGPKGAREALAAAGIPCVVITDDITSKKDDFAALKESNFGYIIMKADSMIGARREFLDPVEMSDYNGNLIKVLTITGAFRKLQLALDAVIDQVKAGKKGAELELPKIVMTSDKAVADEFTNPYAYAKARAAYEIAQAVAGVNVKGCFMTKGHENYTPIVASAHEMMRSATLLCDEAREIEKGCDGVIRMPHKNDGEIVKKTALISKPW is encoded by the coding sequence ATGGTAGTTAAAGTAGGAATAGCAAAACTCGGAAACATCGGAAGCGGTGTAATGGCCGAACTGCTCCTTGACGAGCGTGCAGACCGTGAAGATATGCAGACATTCATGGCAACAAGCGGAACAAAACTTCAGCCTGAAGATATCGACCGTGTTGTTGACAACATGAAGGCATGGGGACCTGACTTCTGTATTGTCGTATCACCAAACGGCGTACTCCCAGGACCAAAGGGCGCACGTGAAGCTCTTGCAGCAGCAGGAATTCCATGCGTTGTAATCACAGATGACATTACATCAAAGAAGGATGACTTTGCAGCACTCAAGGAATCCAATTTCGGATATATCATTATGAAGGCAGACTCCATGATTGGAGCACGCCGTGAATTCCTTGACCCTGTTGAGATGTCAGACTACAACGGAAACCTCATAAAGGTCCTTACAATCACAGGTGCATTCCGCAAACTTCAGCTCGCACTTGATGCAGTTATTGACCAGGTCAAGGCAGGCAAGAAGGGCGCAGAACTCGAACTTCCAAAGATTGTCATGACATCTGACAAAGCAGTTGCAGATGAATTCACAAACCCATACGCATATGCAAAGGCACGTGCAGCATACGAAATTGCACAGGCTGTTGCAGGTGTAAATGTAAAAGGCTGCTTTATGACAAAGGGCCATGAGAACTACACACCAATCGTTGCATCAGCACACGAGATGATGCGCTCCGCAACTCTCCTCTGTGACGAAGCACGTGAGATTGAGAAGGGCTGTGACGGCGTTATCCGCATGCCACACAAGAACGATGGTGAGATTGTCAAGAAGACAGCACTCATCTCAAAGCCCTGGTAA
- a CDS encoding 30S ribosomal protein S19 produces MAKKIQRRLPRRKEEFTYHGYKIEELQQMSLSELLPIMPSRARRKFGRGLSPGHEKVIAEVREGKERIRTHLRDLVIMPEMVGKTIEVYNGKEFLKVEIQPEAVFGYLGEFALTRRRVAHGSAGIGATRSSKFVPLK; encoded by the coding sequence ATGGCAAAAAAAATACAGAGAAGATTGCCGAGGCGAAAAGAGGAATTCACCTATCACGGCTACAAAATTGAGGAACTTCAGCAGATGAGTCTCAGTGAGCTTCTTCCGATTATGCCTTCAAGGGCACGCCGTAAATTCGGCCGCGGACTCTCACCCGGACATGAAAAAGTCATTGCTGAGGTAAGAGAAGGAAAGGAACGCATCAGAACACATCTTCGTGATCTGGTTATCATGCCGGAGATGGTTGGCAAAACAATCGAGGTATATAACGGAAAGGAATTCCTCAAGGTTGAAATTCAGCCTGAGGCAGTCTTTGGATATCTCGGTGAATTTGCTCTTACCAGAAGGCGTGTAGCTCATGGAAGTGCAGGTATCGGTGCAACAAGATCCAGTAAATTTGTACCACTGAAGTGA
- the rpl4p gene encoding 50S ribosomal protein L4, producing the protein MKAQILSIDGQNAGEMDLPAVFDEFYRPDLIKRAVISNQSTRYQPHGTNPYAGMKTSAASWGSGRGAAQVPRIKNGSRVARIPQAVGGRAAHPPKVEKILIRKINKQEKRLAIRSAIAATTNPELVLARGHKFEGDVPFVFEDSFETLARTKDVVSALEAAGLYQDVVRSRDSKKVRAGRGKLRGRRYKQRKSLLIVTSEKPHQAAANLAGVDAVSVNQLNAELLAPGTHAGRLTVWTVGALKKLEDF; encoded by the coding sequence ATGAAAGCACAGATATTATCTATAGATGGTCAGAACGCCGGTGAGATGGATCTTCCGGCAGTATTTGACGAGTTTTACAGGCCTGATTTAATTAAAAGGGCAGTTATCTCCAACCAGAGTACCCGCTATCAGCCTCACGGCACCAACCCGTATGCAGGAATGAAAACTTCCGCAGCATCCTGGGGAAGTGGCAGAGGTGCAGCACAGGTTCCAAGGATCAAGAACGGTTCCCGTGTGGCACGTATCCCGCAGGCCGTCGGTGGCCGTGCAGCTCACCCGCCAAAGGTTGAGAAGATCCTTATCAGGAAGATAAACAAGCAGGAAAAGAGATTAGCGATCAGATCGGCAATCGCTGCAACCACAAACCCTGAACTTGTTCTCGCACGCGGACACAAATTTGAAGGTGACGTACCATTTGTTTTTGAGGACTCATTTGAGACTCTTGCAAGAACAAAAGATGTGGTCTCAGCACTTGAGGCAGCAGGCCTTTATCAGGATGTTGTCCGTTCAAGAGATTCAAAGAAAGTTCGTGCAGGACGCGGAAAACTTCGTGGACGCCGTTACAAACAGCGCAAGAGCCTTCTTATTGTAACATCTGAAAAGCCGCACCAGGCAGCTGCAAATCTTGCAGGTGTTGATGCGGTATCTGTCAACCAGTTAAATGCAGAACTTCTGGCACCCGGCACTCATGCAGGACGCCTGACTGTCTGGACTGTTGGAGCACTTAAGAAGCTGGAGGACTTTTAA
- a CDS encoding 5,10-methylenetetrahydromethanopterin reductase has product MSYGIEFVPGNISVKQVVNYCKLAEQKDIDFAWITNHYNNRHCYPTLAAIAQATDSIKMGPGIMNTFTDTPAAIASFMCTLNEISEGRAVLGIGPGDLSTLPKLAIEASKPVARLAEGVKQIKALCAGEEVKKTGDMEFFDYDGAKLTGVQLPAKKKQIPTYIGAQGPKMLALAGEIGDGALINASNSKDFDIAIPLIKAACDAVDEKKFKKFDVGAYTAMSIDQNEKKARNAAKIVAAFIAAGSPPALLERHGLDLNNVAKIKEALGRFDFGAVGGLVGDAEIDAFTIAGTPEMVKEKCENLTASGVTQIIFGSPLGPDMTNSIRLLGKYII; this is encoded by the coding sequence TTGAGTTATGGAATTGAATTTGTACCAGGAAATATATCAGTTAAACAGGTAGTTAATTACTGTAAACTTGCAGAGCAGAAAGATATCGACTTTGCATGGATTACAAACCACTACAACAACCGCCACTGCTACCCAACCCTTGCAGCAATTGCACAGGCAACTGACAGCATTAAGATGGGACCGGGTATCATGAATACATTCACAGATACACCTGCTGCTATTGCATCATTCATGTGCACACTCAATGAGATTTCAGAGGGACGTGCAGTTCTTGGAATTGGGCCGGGTGACCTTTCAACACTTCCAAAGCTTGCAATTGAAGCTTCAAAGCCTGTTGCACGCCTTGCAGAGGGTGTAAAGCAGATCAAAGCACTCTGTGCAGGTGAAGAAGTCAAGAAGACCGGCGATATGGAATTCTTTGACTATGACGGAGCAAAGCTCACAGGTGTTCAGCTTCCGGCAAAGAAGAAGCAGATCCCTACCTACATTGGCGCACAGGGTCCAAAGATGCTTGCACTTGCAGGTGAGATCGGAGATGGAGCACTCATCAACGCATCAAACTCCAAGGACTTTGATATTGCAATTCCACTGATCAAAGCAGCATGTGATGCAGTTGACGAGAAGAAATTCAAGAAGTTCGATGTCGGCGCATACACCGCAATGTCAATCGACCAGAACGAAAAGAAGGCACGCAATGCAGCAAAGATCGTTGCAGCATTCATTGCAGCCGGTTCACCACCTGCACTTCTTGAGCGCCATGGACTTGACCTTAACAATGTTGCAAAGATCAAGGAAGCTCTTGGACGCTTTGATTTCGGTGCAGTCGGAGGCCTTGTCGGTGATGCAGAAATTGATGCATTCACAATTGCAGGAACACCTGAGATGGTAAAAGAGAAATGTGAGAACCTTACAGCATCCGGTGTCACACAGATTATCTTCGGTTCACCACTCGGACCTGACATGACAAACTCCATCCGTCTTCTCGGAAAATACATTATATAA
- a CDS encoding 50S ribosomal protein L23, protein MIIKHPYVSEKAAMGLEFDGKLQFFVDRKATKAQIAYEVEKMFGKKVTAVRTLMTMKGEKKAIVSFEDEKAGEEILSRLGIM, encoded by the coding sequence ATGATAATTAAACATCCGTATGTCTCTGAAAAAGCGGCAATGGGCCTTGAATTTGACGGTAAACTCCAGTTCTTTGTCGACAGAAAGGCAACAAAGGCACAGATTGCCTATGAAGTCGAGAAGATGTTTGGCAAGAAGGTCACTGCAGTCAGGACACTTATGACAATGAAAGGCGAAAAGAAAGCCATTGTCAGCTTTGAAGATGAAAAAGCCGGAGAAGAAATTCTCAGCAGACTAGGAATAATGTAA
- a CDS encoding 50S ribosomal protein L3, with the protein MPQTTRPRRGSLAYSPRKRAKSQVPKYQSWQECAGEPKLQGFAGYKVGMTHIVMVDDHKNSPSEGKEIAVPVTIVEIPPIKAMAVRAYTKDTYGKKVFAEVWADELDGKLKDRISIPKKNNAEENIQKINEAIEAGKVIDIFVLVHTQPAMLTGVPKKVPDMMEMRVGGGDIKACFDHAIGLFGREVELEDIAGVGQYIDVTAVTTGKGTNGPVKRWGIPVRKRKHSRGKKKRHIGNLGPWTPHHVRWQVPQIGQMGYQQRTEFNKRILKVGDNPEEINPAGGFLHYGLVRGRYIAIKGSIPGPTKRLIRIRPAIRQGEHVVREPSISYISTMSKQG; encoded by the coding sequence ATGCCCCAAACAACCAGACCACGCAGGGGATCCCTTGCATACAGCCCCCGCAAGCGTGCAAAAAGCCAGGTACCAAAGTACCAGTCATGGCAAGAGTGCGCCGGGGAACCGAAACTGCAGGGTTTTGCCGGATACAAGGTGGGTATGACACACATTGTAATGGTTGATGACCATAAGAACAGCCCAAGTGAAGGAAAAGAGATTGCTGTTCCAGTTACTATTGTGGAGATACCGCCTATTAAGGCAATGGCAGTTCGGGCCTATACTAAGGATACATATGGTAAGAAAGTATTCGCTGAGGTATGGGCAGATGAACTTGACGGAAAGCTGAAAGACCGTATCAGCATTCCAAAGAAGAACAATGCAGAAGAGAATATTCAGAAGATAAACGAAGCCATTGAGGCCGGAAAAGTTATTGATATATTTGTTCTCGTGCACACACAGCCGGCTATGCTTACCGGTGTCCCCAAAAAAGTCCCTGACATGATGGAAATGCGTGTCGGCGGAGGAGATATTAAGGCATGTTTCGACCACGCAATCGGCCTGTTCGGCAGGGAAGTCGAACTTGAGGATATTGCAGGTGTCGGCCAGTATATAGATGTCACGGCTGTCACCACAGGTAAAGGAACCAATGGTCCTGTAAAACGCTGGGGTATCCCGGTGAGGAAGCGCAAGCACTCACGCGGCAAAAAGAAGAGGCATATCGGAAACCTCGGTCCGTGGACACCTCATCACGTAAGGTGGCAGGTTCCCCAGATCGGACAGATGGGCTACCAGCAGAGAACTGAGTTTAACAAGCGCATTCTCAAAGTAGGAGATAACCCTGAAGAGATCAACCCGGCAGGCGGATTCCTCCACTACGGACTTGTCAGAGGCAGATATATCGCTATTAAAGGTTCTATTCCGGGACCTACCAAGCGTCTTATCAGAATCAGACCGGCAATCCGCCAGGGAGAGCACGTTGTCCGTGAGCCGTCTATCAGCTATATCAGCACAATGAGCAAGCAGGGGTGA
- a CDS encoding 30S ribosomal protein S3 has protein sequence MSVEKRFVEDGVRAARVEKFLVKELKRAGYGGTEIIRTPLGTQVTIFAEKPGIVIGKGGKVVRELTSTLQNDYGIESPQIEVQQVENPSFNAQIMAERLANSLERGWYFRKAGSSIMRRIMESGALGCEVVVSGKLTGSRARVQKFTEGYIKHAGEPSETIVEHGFAIAVKKLGCIGCQVKIVPPGAILPDHFEVIEPEAVPEPVKEVSEPVEEEISAEEEFGREIDEEMEATEDVPAEEDF, from the coding sequence ATGTCAGTAGAGAAGAGATTTGTTGAAGATGGTGTCCGCGCTGCACGTGTCGAGAAGTTCCTTGTCAAAGAGCTTAAGAGAGCGGGCTACGGTGGCACTGAGATTATCAGGACTCCTCTTGGAACACAGGTCACAATATTTGCAGAAAAACCCGGAATTGTTATCGGAAAAGGTGGAAAAGTAGTTCGTGAACTTACTTCCACACTTCAGAATGATTACGGTATTGAATCACCTCAGATCGAGGTTCAGCAGGTGGAAAACCCCTCATTCAATGCCCAGATTATGGCTGAAAGGCTTGCAAATTCACTTGAACGCGGCTGGTATTTCAGAAAGGCCGGGTCAAGCATCATGCGCCGTATAATGGAATCCGGAGCACTTGGATGTGAAGTTGTTGTTTCCGGAAAACTTACTGGTTCACGTGCACGTGTCCAGAAGTTTACAGAAGGTTACATCAAACATGCCGGTGAACCAAGCGAGACAATTGTCGAGCACGGATTTGCAATTGCAGTCAAAAAGCTTGGCTGTATCGGCTGTCAGGTTAAGATTGTTCCTCCGGGTGCGATTCTCCCTGATCACTTTGAAGTAATTGAACCGGAAGCCGTTCCTGAGCCTGTCAAAGAGGTTTCAGAACCGGTTGAGGAAGAGATCTCAGCAGAAGAGGAATTCGGACGCGAGATTGATGAGGAGATGG